A single region of the Chrysoperla carnea chromosome 5, inChrCarn1.1, whole genome shotgun sequence genome encodes:
- the LOC123300253 gene encoding uncharacterized protein LOC123300253, giving the protein MPFTTNDNGYYKKIRLNFIVITICLCIIGNVNGHGRLIEPPSRASAWRYGFNTPANYNDHELYCGGFTRQWQRNNGQCGVCGDAWDAPAPRAHEYGGRYGLGVLVRRYEVGATMIIKVEVTANHNGYFEFRICPEFKNTTQECLDKYLLGLAEPQENVTPHPYRYYPNNGNRIYEMKYHLPNISCDHCVLQWRYIAGNNWGKCDDGTERVGCGPQEEFRACADIQIGGKVDTSTVIPKRRPIFPMRPTIKPTRPTTTTSSTEDELPGATDESQGEFTDRIWLSFLIILVTLFCVLILVTILYLYYYHGQTLKNWLKSNTKFNKKPAPLPVQPEKPPRTKKLQREQSSQLPNPDLLSESLA; this is encoded by the coding sequence ATGCCATTTACTACAAATGACAatggatattataaaaaaatacgattAAATTTCATTGTTATTACAATATGTCTATGTATTATTGGTAATGTGAACGGACATGGCCGATTAATTGAACCACCAAGTCGAGCGTCAGCATGGCGATACGGATTTAATACACCAGCAAATTACAACGATCATGAGTTATACTGCGGTGGATTTACACGTCAATGGCAAAGGAATAATGGTCAATGTGGTGTGTGTGGAGATGCTTGGGATGCACCAGCACCACGTGCACATGAATATGGAGGTCGTTATGGGTTGGGAGTGTTAGTAAGACGATACGAAGTTGGAGCCACGATGATAATCAAAGTTGAAGTTACCGCAAATCATAACGGTTATTTTGAGTTTAGAATATGTccagaatttaaaaatacaacacaAGAATGTTTGGATAAATATTTGCTAGGATTAGCAGAACCCCAAGAAAATGTCACTCCTCACCCGTATCGATATTACCCAAATAATGGTAATCGtatttatgaaatgaaatatcaTTTACCAAATATTTCTTGCGATCATTGTGTACTTCAATGGAGATATATCGCTGGTAATAACTGGGGTAAATGTGACGATGGAACCGAACGAGTCGGTTGTGGACCACAAGAAGAATTTCGTGCTTGTGCCGATATTCAAATCGGTGGTAAAGTCGATACATCAACAGTTATACCAAAACGACGACCAATTTTCCCAATGCGACCGACAATCAAACCCACACGCCCAACAACAACAACCAGCAGTACCGAAGACGAATTACCCGGGGCAACAGACGAAAGTCAAGGGGAATTTACGGATCGTATCTGGTTATCATTCCTTATTATTTTGGTCACGTTATTTTGTGTTCTTATTTTGGTTACAATTTTATACTTGTATTATTATCATGGACAAACGTTGAAAAATTGGTTGAAATCAAAtacgaaatttaataaaaaaccagCACCACTGCCAGTGCAACCTGAGAAACCACCGcgaacgaaaaaattacaacgGGAACAATCATCGCAGCTACCAAACCCTGATTTGTTAAGTGAAAGTTTAGCGTAA
- the LOC123300512 gene encoding serine protease gd-like, giving the protein MEHGVIKLNVSLTVKAMLSKYIWKLEMMGNARDLENSIFDKKSIRYKLTFPFRTILPKITKIIVNDEIICSNPLDVGLITEISLEHTLKFTPINIETDIFPNEIDYDTSNDDISIGLDRAMVTTKKSITINFNPLKNNPNILNRYNDVCGKPIMLNPLVVNGKSVIRGKFPWLVAIYKRIPATKGLTFHCSGSLVTSQHVITANHCIKENRQDIPIRSHELLVFLGKYNLSNWREQGSIIAEIKYIHMHPDYRKTEFGFDSDIAILTLAFPISFTPYIKPICMNFDFIVRENFGTVVGWGVDRNMIAEEPKEVSMRIVSQEECLRSNAVFVFLTSNTTFCAGNLDSAGPCNGDSGAGIYVKDQFNQYFLRGIVSLSLQDKGSQKCDLEEYTIFTNIIYFKKWILNILSTN; this is encoded by the exons ATGGAACATGGagtcattaaattaaatgtttcatTAACTGTAAAAGCAATGTTATCG aaatatatTTGGAAACTTGAAATGATGGGAAATGCAAGAGATTTAGAAAATTCTATATTCGATAAAAAATCCATACGATATAAATTAACATTTCCATTTCGTACAATATTACCaaaaatcactaaaattattgtaaatgatgaaattatttgttcgaaTCCATTAG ACGTTGGATTAATAACTGAAATATCTTTGGAACATACGTTAAAGTTTACACCGATAAATATCGAGACTGATATATTCCCGAATGAAATCGATTATGATACATCTAACGATGATATTTCGATTGGACTGGACCGTGCAATGGTTACTACAAAGAAATCgatcacaattaattttaatccactaaaaaataatccaaatattttaaatcgttaCAATGATGTCTGTGGAAAACCGATTATGTTAAATCCATTAGTGGTGAATGGAAAATCTGTAATTCGTGGTAAATTTCCATGGTTAGTTGCGATTTATAAACGAATACCTGCAACGAAAGGTCTGACTTTTCATTGTAGTGGATCTTTGGTAACGTCGCAACATGTGATTACAG caAATCATTGCATCAAAGAAAATCGACAAGATATCCCAATCCGATCACATGAATTATTAGTATTTCttggtaaatataatttgagCAATTGGCGTGAACAAGGATCAATAATCGCTGAAATTAAATACATTCACATGCATCCGGATTATAGAAAAACAGAATTTGGCTTCGACTCAGATATTGCAATATTGACATTAGCATTTCCAATTTCATTTACACCGTATATTAAACCAATTTGTATGAATTTCGATTTTATAGTACGAGAAAATTTTGGAACT gTAGTCGGTTGGGGAGTTGATCGAAATATGATTGCAGAAGAACCGAAAGAAGTTTCGATGCGAATCGTTTCACAGGAAGAGTGTTTAAGGTCAAATGcggtatttgtatttttaacgtCTAACACTACATTTTGTgcag GTAATCTTGACAGTGCAGGCCCATGTAATGGTGATTCCGGTGCTGGAATATATGTAAAAGatcaatttaatcaatattttctacGTGGAATTGTTTCCCTTTCGTTACAGGATAAAGGATCACAAAAATGTGATCTAGAAGAATATACGATTTTtacaaacataatatattttaaaaaatggatatTGAATATACTTTCAACAAATtag
- the LOC123299853 gene encoding putative tricarboxylate transport protein, mitochondrial, whose product MGYGDYNRLNNFRNPFGNRPWLDQNGAAAAAPGNTGIKGIVAGGITGGIEICITYPTEYVKTQLQLDEKGGQKKYTGIADCAKKTIKANGILGLYRGLSVLIYGSIPKSAVRFGAFEKFKTFLADEKGNLSPGTRLLAGLGAGVSEAIFAVTPMETVKVKFINDQRSANPKYKGFFHGVRMIIKEEGIGGTYKGLTATIMKQGSNQAIRFFVMETCKDMYKGGDPNVHIPKYIIGVMGAFAGAASVFGNTPIDVVKTRMQGLEAKKYKNTLDCAVKIWKNEGPFAFYKGTVPRLSRVCLDVAITFMIYDSFMEVFNKVWP is encoded by the exons ATGGGTTACGGTGATTATAATcgtttgaataattttcgaaatccaTTTGGAAATCGTCCATGGTTAGATCAAAATGGTGCTGCTGCAGCGGCTCCAGGAAATACAGGAATTAAAGGAATTGTTGCTGGCGGTATTACAg GTGGAATCGAAATTTGTATAACATATCCGACTGAATATGTAAAAACACAATTACAATTAGATGAAAAGGGTGGCCAAAAGAAATATACTGGAATAGCCGATTGTgcaaagaaaacaattaaagCTAATGGTATTCTTGGATTATATCGTGGGCTTAGTGTACTTATCTATGGATCAATACCAAAATCAGCTGTGCGATTTGGTGCATTtgagaaatttaaaacattcctaGCTgatgaaaaaggtaatttatcaCCTGGTACCAGACTGCTTGCTGGATTGGGTGCTGGAGTTTCAGAAGCTATTTTTGCCGTCACACCTATGGAAACagtcaaagtaaaatttattaatgatcaACGTTCGGCTAATCCAAAATATAAGGGATTTTTCCATGGTGTTCGAATGATCATAAAAGAAGAag GTATTGGTGGTACATACAAAGGTTTAACAGCCACAATTATGAAACAGGGAAGTAATCAAGCAATACGATTCTTTGTAATGGAAACATGCAAAGATATGTATAAGGGTGGTGATCCAAATGTACATATTCCGAAATATATAATCGGAGTAATGGGTGCATTTGCTGGTGCTGCCTCTGTATTTGGTAACACACCAATTGATGTAGTTAAAACACGTATGCAAGGTTTAGAagcgaaaaaatataaaaatacattagatTGTGCcgtaaaaatatggaaaaatgaGGGACCATTTGCCTTTTATAAAGGTACCGTACCACGTTTAAGTCGAGTATGTTTAGATGTTGCCATTACGTTTATGATTTATGATAGTTTCATGGaagtatttaataaagtatGGCCGTAA
- the LOC123300513 gene encoding PAX-interacting protein 1: protein MDNEAFASNINNSDSQIFKNIKYYVAGDVPEKVQDILRNGGAEKLCYFSDFVTHMICGKEATEDDLSSARELYEIPAIRWQWVLACAKLNKLLDTRGFIVSETHLFYKLIFSFSNVTAHDRNLLWSLITYNGGIVQLNFDSNCTHLITTVAKGAKYEKALKCDTIKVVTPDWLLNTINSKQIAPYDAYHPRKLVIPPPPPPPQPPQPSPQVTTSQVTTEIPTTPTAQITGFEPTELPTTSTSNQAILDQLKQRMPWNQQTTTASLPTLPSNQSRPLMPSPQQHQRNFQLISSNQPQFTAAVTTAIANMTQQKAALLNQQSLQNKINQQLPTSIQQATTQQILTTMSNQIQHLKQQQLQAQAANQQQLQANQQQLLPQLQATQQNLISQSNQLQQQSLNQIQQNSSSQQILNQSNQIQQQTLNQQSQQPSQMQQNLIQQNQIQQNQLLQQSLNQAINQQALNQQNHQTLNQQNQQSLNQQNQQALNQQNQQSLNQQNQQTPNQQNQQTLNQQNQQTLNQQNQLQQQQAINQQNQLQQQQSINQQNQLQQQQVINQQNQQQQQSQLQQAINQQNQLQQQALNQHNQLQQQQALNQQNQLQQQALNQQNQLQQQNLVNQQVINQQNIILKTSQGLPTSVSSQLLQSQMVNSFQRSQLQGGNTVHHQLQSNQHLQAGLQRQHILQTSLGQQQLQQQQQLQQQLQQQQLIQTQQLDNQQKLAASNNNQLLLNENQQQNFITKNQLQQDGSQHPALQNQKIIMSSAQQIQQQSSISTSQQNQLLQNNNVIQHQQITSGIGQLQTNQQQANQNQQSQQVITQNVVGGATGVPPPRLATPLQRQQQLHTAQQIALNKQNNEAMIKQQRLLQQQQQLRIQQLQNSQNNQFVVQQQGTIVNRQQLPPGAVKPGTPQFVQGQPRPIGWQQQQTQVGGQPQQQILLQHRQSGLAGAIQRPPGWVGQPGQLPQRQLIQLDPQTNAQLQQMDPQQRQLFLQKIQKQRQFIMQRQVLQQQQQQQFAVIRGQVVAGQPQNGQWPQGAPRPTLVVQQSPTATATPALRLPVKVEESPQTEQPPLVVNAKTKTALANMLSIRLQSGGPAVEGATVNEPSAAGTLRLMTAQHNAALQQQRRTLNNGVAVPPAGVGPAQIRTQPQPAAPVPQTPPITGPPRAHFYGHNPNLKLPPNLFLLGCVFFVVEVENFLNKEFPTWQNSIRKHGGEIESVYCGRVTHVLCESQKHGVVMQALRDTKRCVTMYWLNDVIKKKQVAPPWLAMHLPTLYPDESPGARHLIATSGFNEEDNTQIKLLINAIGARYTCYFSKHNTVLICAKPEGDKFNLARKCGIPVLNVQWLSDIMMGNLTALNQTEHARYQQFNVPNPFSIDYSLNPALMHGWKMPINITQESYERVKRSASPVNPPKPKKPKIESTSNVLRDGPEPRVLFSQISNVVEYENIVARLGGSIATSAKTATHLVMPKLSRSYKLIQCVAKGAHIVPESWLKDSSTANKFVSESNHTFHNIDDFNRSFNCDFNKLMLCTDRDKLFKNKIFYLTPSVFPPRQFLKDMIELSGGIVENTRRTFTQIEELNTASPHCYSIITDKDDLHLINDCLVHANSGKSSIVFTTELILSGILKQQLLFNELKFAVVILTK from the exons atggataaCGAAGCATTTGCttcgaatataaataattcggattcacaaatatttaaaaatattaaatattatgttgcTGGAGATGTACCGGAGAAG GTACAAGACATCCTACGTAATGGCGGTGCAGAAAAATTATGttacttcagtgattttgtaacTCATATGATATGTGGCAAAGAAGCAACAGAAGATGATTTAAGTTCAGCACGAGAACTGTATGAAATTCCAGCTATACGATGGCAATGGGTACTAGCTTGTGCAAAACTCAACAAACTGTTGGATACAAGAGGATTTATTGTATCCGAAACACATCTTTTCTACAAATTGATATTCTCATTTTCGAACGTAACAGCACATGATCGTAATCTTTTATGGTCATTGATTACGTATAACGGCGGGATCGTACAATTGAATTTTGATAGCAATTGTACCCATTTGATTACCACCGTAGCAAAAGGTGCGAAATatgaaaaagctttaaaatgtGATACAATTAAAGTTGTTACACCTGATTGGTTGTTAAATACTATAAATAGTAAACAAATTGCTCCATACGATGCGTATCATCCACGAAAACTTGTAATACCACCTCCGCCACCTCCTCCTCAGCCGCCACAGCCTTCACCACAGGTTACAACCTCGCAAGTAACTACTGAAATTCCGACTACACCAACAGCTCAAATCACTGGATTTGAACCGACTGAATTACCTACAACTTCAACATCTAATCAAGCCATTTTAGATCAGCTAAAGCAACGAATGCCATGGAATCAACAAACAACTACTGCTTCATTACCAACTTTACCATCGAATCAATCTCGACCATTGATGCCATCACCACAACAACATCAAAGAAACTTTCAACTTATATCATCAAACCAACCTCAGTTTACGGCAGCTGTTACTACAGCTATTGCTAATATGACACAACAAAAAGCAGCTCTGTTGAATCAACAAtcgttacaaaataaaatcaatcaacaATTGCCAACCTCAATTCAACAAGCTACAACGCAACAAATATTAACTACAATGAGTAATCAAATTCAAcatttaaaacaacaacaattgCAGGCACAAGCAGCAAATCAACAGCAATTGCAGGCTAATCAACAGCAATTATTACCACAATTACAAGCGactcaacaaaatttgatatcaCAAAGTAATCAATTACAACAGCAAAGTTTAAatcaaattcaacaaaattcaagttcacaacaaatattaaatcaatcaaatcaaattcaACAACAAACTCTAAATCAACAAAGTCAGCAACCAAGTCAAatgcaacaaaatttaattcagcAGAATCAAATTcaacaaaatcaattattacaaCAAAGTTTAAATCAAGCTATTAATCAACAAGCATTGAATCAACAAAATCACCAAACATTGAATCAGCAAAATCAACAATCATTGAATCAGCAAAATCAACAAGCTTTGAATCAACAAAACCAACAATCATTGAATCAACAAAATCAACAAACACCAAATCAACAAAATCAACAGACACTTAATCAACAAAATCAACAGACACTGAATCAACAAAATCAACTTCAGCAACAGCAAGCTATTAATCAACAAAATCaacttcaacaacaacaaagtaTTAATCAACAAAATCAACTTCAGCAACAACAAGTCATTAATCAACAAAatcaacagcaacaacaaaGTCAACTTCAACAAGCTATTAACCAACAAAATCAACTTCAACAACAAGCCCTTAATCAGCATAATCAACTTCAACAACAACAAGCACTTAATCAACAAAATCAACTTCAACAGCAAGCTCTGAATCAGCAAAATCAActtcaacaacaaaatttagtaaatcaaCAAGTTATTAATcaacaaaatatcattttaaaaacctCTCAAGGTCTCCCAACATCCGTGTCATCTCAATTATTACAATCGCAAATGGTTAATTCGTTTCAACGCTCTCAATTACAAGGGGGCAACACAGTACATCATCAGTTACAATCGAATCAACATTTACAAGCTGGATTACAGAGACAACATATTCTTCAAACAAGTTTAGGTCAACAACAATTACAACAGCAGCAACAATTACAGCAACAGCTGCAACAACAGCAGTTGATACAAACACAACAATTAGATAACCAACAAAAATTAGCTGCAAGTAATAATAATCAACTGTTGTTAAATGAGAATCAGCAACAgaattttattacgaaaaatCAACTACAACAAGATGGATCACAGCATCCAGCAttgcaaaatcaaaaaattatcatgtCTTCAGCACAACAAATCCAACAACAATCATCAATCAGCACATCCCAACAAAATCAATTGTTACAAAACAATAACGTAATACAACATCAACAAATTACAAGTGGTATCGGTCAATTACAAACAAATCAACAACAAGCAAACCAAAATCAACAATCACAACAAGTGATTACACAGAATGTTGTTGGCGGAGCGACAGGTGTTCCTCCACCAAGATTAGCCACGCCATTACAACGGCAACAACAATTACATACTGCACAACAAATTGCATTAAATAAGCAAAACAATGAAGCAATGATTAAGCAACAACGATTgttgcaacaacaacaacaattacGTATACAGCAATTACAAAACTcacaaaataatcaatttgttGTACAGCAGCAAGGAACGATTGTGAATCGTCAACAATTACCACCGGGTGCTGTGAAACCAGGCACGCCACAATTCGTACAAGGGCAACCGCGTCCAATTGGTTGGCAACAACAACAAACTCAAGTTGGTGGTCAACCTCAACAACAGATACTGCTTCAACATCGTCAATCTGGTTTAGCGGGAGCAATTCAAAGACCACCAGGGTGGGTGGGTCAACCAGGGCAGTTACCTCAAAGACAACTCATACAATTAGATCCACAAACAAATGCACAATTACAACAAATGGACCCACAACAAAGGCAATTGTTTTTgcagaaaattcaaaaacaacgaCAATTTATAATGCAGCGGCAGGTTTTGCAAcagcaacagcaacaacaattTGCTGTGATTCGAGGTCAAGTAGTAGCGGGGCAACCACAG AATGGACAGTGGCCTCAAGGTGCACCTCGACCTACTCTTGTTGTACAACAATCTCCTACAGCTACTGCTACACCGGCTTTACGGCTTCCAGTCAAAGTAGAGGAATCTCCTCAAACAGAACAACCACCTCTGGTAGTGAATGCAAAAACTAAAACTGCTTTAGCAAATATGCTGAGCATACGATTACAGAGTGGAGGGCCAGCTGTTGAAGGTGCCACCGTAAATGAACCATCTGCAGCGGGAACTTTAAG attAATGACAGCTCAACATAACGCAGCATTACagcagcaacgccgtacattaAACAATGGTGTAGCAGTTCCTCCAGCTGGTGTTGGACCAGCACAAATCCGTACACAGCCACAACCAGCGGCTCCAGTACCACAAACCCCACCCATAACAGGACCACCTCGTGCACATTTTTATGGTCACAATCCCAATTTAAAATTACCACCGAATCTATTCTTATTAGGTTGTGTATTCTTTGTTGTGGAAGTTGAAAATTTCCTTAACAAAGAATTTCCAACATGGCAAAATTCTATACGTAAACATGGTGGTGAAATTGAATCTGTTTATTGTGGACGTGTAACGCATGTGCTGTGTGAATCACAAAAACATGGTGTTGTGATGCAAGCGTTACGTGATACTAAACGTTGCGTCACAATGTATTGGTTGAATGATgttattaaaaagaaacaagtgGCTCCTCCATGGTTAGCAATGCATTTACCTACCTTATATCCAGATGAATCACCTGGTGCTCGACATTTAATTGCTACTTCAGGATTTAATGAAGAGGATAATACACAAATCAAACTTTTGATTAATGCAATTGGAGCTAGG tataCATGTTACTTTTCGAAACACAACACCGTACTAATATGTGCAAAACCAGAAGGTGATAAATTTAACTTAGCACGTAAATGTGGAATCCCAGTATTAAATGTACAATGGTTAAGTGATATTATGATGGGAAATTTAACAGCATTAAATCAAACTGAACATGCACGGTATCAACAATTTAATGTACCGAATCCATTTTCAATTGATTATAGTTTAAATCCTGCTCTAATGC acGGATGGAAAATGCCGATAAATATTACACAAGAATCGTACGAACGAGTTAAACGTTCTGCATCACCAGTTAATCCACCGAAACCGAAGAAACCTAAAATTGAAAGTACTAGCAATGTTCTACGTGATGGACCCGAACCAAGAGTTTTATTCTCACAAATATCAAATGTTGtagaatatgaaaatattgtGGC gcgTCTTGGAGGCTCAATAGCAACATCAGCAAAAACCGCAACACATCTTGTAATGCCAAAACTATCACGTTCATACAAACTTATCCAATGTGTAGCAAAAGGTGCGCATATTGTCCCTGAATCGTGGTTAAAAGATTCCTCAACAGCTAATAAATTTGTTAGCGAATCAAATCATACATTTCATAACATCGATGATTTTAATCGTTCATTCAATtgtgattttaataaacttatgtTGTGTACAGATcgtgataaattatttaaaaataaaatattttatttaacaccaaGTGTATTCCCACCTAGACAATTCTTAAAAGATATGATTGAATTATCTGGTGGTATTGTTGAAAATACACGACGAACGTTTACACAAATTGAAGAATTGAACACAGCATCGCCACattgttattcaattattacCGATAAGGATGATTTACATTTGATAAATGATTGTTTGGTACATGCAAATTCTGGTAAATCGAGTATTGTATTTACTACAGAACTTATATTAAGTGGGATACTGAAACAGCAATTACTAtttaatgaattgaaatttgCTGTAGTTATTTTAAcgaaataa